From the Haemophilus parainfluenzae genome, the window CGCTGAAAAGTAGAACGGTTTTGGGTGAATTGGATTTTTGTTTTTATTTAAATACTCAACGAATGCTTGAATACCACCTTCATAATGGAAGTGATCTTCTGTGCCATCTCGTTTGTCGATTAAACGAATCGATACGCCAGAGTTTAAGAATGAAAGCTCACGTAAGCGTTTTGCTAAAATTTTGTAATCGAAAGTTGTAATCGCAAAGATTTCTGGACTTGGCCAGAAACGCACCGTTGTACCCGTCGCTTGCGTTTCACCGATAATAGTTAAAGGCCCTTGAGGCTCACCTAAGTGATAGAATTGCTCGTACACATGACCTTGGCGACGAATGGTTAATTGCAATTTATCAGAAAGTGCATTTACTACCGAAACACCCACGCCGTGTAAACCACCTGATACTTTATAAGAGTTATCATCGAATTTACCACCCGCGTGAAGCACGGTCATAATAACTTCAGCCGCAGAAACCCCTTCTTCTGGGTGAATATCTACTGGAATACCACGGCCGTCATCTTGCACGGAAACAGAATTGTCATCATGAATAGTAACGATAATATCGGAACAATAGCCGGCAAGCGCTTCATCGATCGCGTTATCCACTACCTCAAACACCATATGGTGTAGGCCTGTTCCATCATCGGTATCCCCAATATACATGCCCGGACGTTTCCGAACCGCATCAAGCCCTTTTAAGACTTTAATACTTGATGCACCATAAGCATTTTCTGTAACCGGTGTTTCTGACATAGTTTTTCTCTATTTTGTAATGAAAATTGTACGGAATTATAGCAAAAAACTGACTATTTTGCGAAATAAAAGTGCGGTCAAAATTTTCGGTGTTAAAAACCCAATAAACAAGTACATAGCATATAAAACAAAAAGACGAGTTTTTATCTAAACTCGTCTTTTATTACATTAACACTTATTTCCAAATATGGTTATTTAACCCGAGTTCTTTCACCATATCTGTAAAGCCTTTGATACTCGAAATATAATCACGAATCGTATTGTCTTCTAGCAATGACTTTTCAAAGGACGGTTCAAAACTATTCTTTCCTAAATTAAGCGCAATAATCACTTCTCGGTTACGAAGTACCATCGAAATAGGGCAATTAAATTTCTCTTTCAATCCACAAAAACGTTCCATTAACTTAGGCGATAAAGCATATCTGGCTAAGATTTGATCTTCAGTAAATACATCAAAATAGCGATTAAAAGACGGATTATCCATCAAGGCAATTTCACCTTCTTTTCTTAAACCTGCTTCTTTCTTATCACAAACATAAACCCAATGAGTCAGCTCTTTAGGGAAAGTGGCTTTAAATAAAATGCCTTGGAAATTCTGAGCACCTAATGCTTTAACGGATTTCTCTTTCAACGACATGTTAAATGCTGAAAAATCACAGATTTCAACTTCAGTTTGGTTAAACTCACCAAAGATTAAATCCTCACTACGGAAGGTCGCGGGACCACTATCATAAATGGAGAGGAAATCACCAATATTCAGTCCTCTATCTGCGTTAAACTGGAAACCAAATTCCTGGACAATTGTATTAATCACGCGAGTTTTAAATTCTGCGATAAAACGCTTATATTTAAAAAATAAATGACGAAAAGAATAAATGAGCACACCAAGGATCAATGCTGTACTTAATAGATACCCATTCCCTATCGTTCCAATGAGGAAAAATAACCCAACGCATAGCATAATAATCCATTTATTGATGAGGGATTTTATGGCTAAACGTTCCTCATCTAACTTTTCTAATCCCAGAAAACGAATCCCTTCAATTTCTTTTGGTGTATTCATGGTTTTTCCACTTATTGTTTAAATAAATTACCCACATTAGGCACTTCAGCTTCATTCTGAGGAATATCAAAAAATGTTCCTTTCTGGAAATTAAACAAGTTTGCAATTAAATTTGACGGGAACATTTCCACAGCATTGTTATACTCTTCAACTGCTGAATTATAAGTACGTCTTGCTGCAGAGATTTGCTCTTCCACATCACTAAGTGTGGTCTGAATTTGCAAAAGATTTTGATTGGCTTTGAGATCCGGATAATTTTCTAGACGAACCTGTAAATTACGCAATAAACCCGAAATCTCATTATTGAGTTGGAATTTCTCGCTTGTAGAATGGGCTGATTTAGCACTTTCACGTAACGTCACAATACGCTCAAGCAGGCTACGCTCATGCGACATATATTCCTTAGCGGTGGCGACAAGGTTTGGCAACAAATCATAACGACGTTTCAACTGAACATCCACACTGGCTTCAACACTACTCACCTGATTACGTTTTTTAATCAGTTTGTTATACATTGAAATAGTGAAAGCTAAACTGAGAAGGACAATACCCACAACTATATTCATCATTGTTTCTCCATAGAAAATTTTCCCTACTCAGTATAGGGAAAAGCACAATAAAATCTATTCACTTAGACAATATTTTGTTGATAAAAATCAATAAAACCAAGAATTTAGTTTTATCCATCTTCCCCATTCACATCAGCCAGAAGTGCGGTCAATATTCACGAAATTTTTCTGAGCCCAAATCCTTACTTTATTATTATGATTTAGTGTACAAAAAATGGACTCCAAGTGAATGTGGCGCAAATAAATAACAATCATTCTCAATAACTAAGTAAAAACAATCACTTACCCACTTATTTTGTAAGGAAAATAAGGGTATTTTTGATTACGATCAAATAAATTTCCCGCATCAAGGCATATCATAGTTAAATTAACCATACAAGTAACGTGCCAATTGGAGTGATTATATGCAACGAAGTGATGGATTATTTTCTGCTTTAGCAGAAGTTTCCCGTCGGGATTTTATGAAGTTATGTACCGCACTTGCGGCGACTATGGGGTTAAGTTCAAAAGCGGGTGCAGAAATGACTGCTGCTTTAACCGAACCTAAACGTCCACCAGTATTATGGATTGGTGCGCAAGAATGTACGGGTTGTACTGAATCCTTGCTACGTGCGACCCACCCAACAGTAGAAAACTTGGTATTGGAAATGATTTCCTTAGAATACCACGAAACCCTTTCTGCAGCCTTCGGGGAACAAGCTGAAGATAATAAACACAATGCAATTAAACAGTATTATGGAAAATATGTTTTAGTCGTAGATGGATCTATTCCGGTAAAAGACGGCGGCGTCTATTGTATGGTAGCAGGCAAACCGATTGTAGAACACATCCAAGAAGCCGCTAAAGGGGCTGCCGCGATTATTGCGATCGGTTCTTGTGCGGCATGGGGTGGCGTACCTTCTAGCGGTGGCAACCCAACTGGCGCAAGCAGCTTATCTGAAGTCTTACCAAAAGGCACGCCAGTAATCAATATTCCTGGCTGTCCACCAAATCCACACAACTTCCTTGCAACTGTCGCTTATATTCTTACTTATAAGAAACTACCTGCAATGGACAAATTAAATCGTCCATTATTCGCTTACGATCGATTAATTCACGAAAACTGCTATCGTCGTCCGCACTTCGATGCAGGTCGCTTCGCTAAAGAATACGGTGATTACGGTCACCGCAACGGTTGGTGTTTATATCATCTTGGTTGTAAAGGGCCAGAAACTTACGGCAACTGCTCTACCTTAGAATTCTGCGATGTCGGCGGTAATAACTGGCCGGTCGGTATCGGGCACCCTTGCTATGGTTGTAACGAAAAAGGTGTCGGCTTTACCAAAGGTATTTTCCAATTAGCAGGCGTAGAAAATCCAACACCACGCGTTGAAAAACCAGACGTCAACAACACCGAGGGTTCAGGTGCAACCATGACAGCTATTGGTTTATTAGGCGGTGCAGCTGCAATCCTAGCAGGCGTGAGTGTTGTGACCTTACGCGAATTAAGCGCTCAACATAAAGCTCGTTCTGAAGCTAAAGCTGCAGAGAAAGAAGAACATACAGGTAAATAATAATGGATAGACGAAAATTTCTAAAAGCGGGTATGCTTGGCGGAATCGCATCTACTTTGCCTGTATCAAATGTGCAGGCATCGGAAGCGGTTGAGCCTATTCCCGGTGCACTAGGAATGCTTTATGACTCTACCCTTTGTGTAGGTTGTCAGGCATGCGTGGCTGAATGTCAAAACGTGAACCACACACCCGTGAATCCAAAAGGTGATCAAACTTGGTCAAATAACGACAAACTCACACCGTTTACTCGTAACGTGATTCAAGTATGGAGTGATGGTGACGGCACAAATAAAGACAAAACCGAAAACGGTTATGCTTATGTGAAAAAACAATGTATGCATTGCGTTGACCCTAACTGCGTTGCCGTTTGCCCTGTTCAAGCACTCACCAAAGATCCAAAAACGGGTATCGTGAAATACGATCCCGATATTTGTACTGGTTGCCGTTATTGCATGGTGGGTTGTCCTTTTGATGTACCAAAATACGACTACGACAATCCATTCGGTGAAATCAGCAAATGTGAACTCTGTAACCAAAAAGGCGTTGAACGCCTAGACAAAGGTGAATTACCTGGTTGCTGTCATGTTTGTCCGACTGGTGCCATTATTTTTGGTACACGTGAAGAATTATTGGCGGAAGCAAAACGCCGTTTAAGCTTATTACGTGGTACTGAATATGATTACCCACGTCAACACGTCAATAGCACAGATAAATACCGTGCTACTGTGCCAGCATATCAATATCACATCTACGGTGAAAAAGAAGGTGGTGGTACACAAGTACTTGCCTTAAGTGGTGTACCTTTTGCTAACCTTGGTTTACCAGACTTAGATGAAGTCGCGACAGGTTCTCGTGCAGCGCATTTACAACACTTCTTGTATCGCGGTTTAGCATTGCCATTAGTCGCACTGGCTGGTTTAACCTTTATGACTTACAAAAATATGCATGGCGATAAAATCGCTGAGCGTATTGCAGCACAAAAAGAAGCCATGCGTCAGGCACGCAAGGAAATCGAAGAAGCGGAGGATGAGCATCATGAGTAATCCACGTCCGGTAGGCGGTCGCCTTGTTTCTGCCGCAATTCTCTTTTTTGCACCACTTGCTGTGCTTTGCGTTTTATTAATTTTAAAACGTTTGGTTTTCGGTATTGGTTCTGTGACCGCACTTAATGGCGGTTATCCTTGGGGTTTATGGATTGCCTTTGACTTACTTGTCGGTACAGGATTTGCCTGTGGCGGTTGGGCACTCGCTTGGACCGTGTATATTTTCAATAAAGGGAAATATCACGCTCTTGTTCGCCCAGCATTGCTTGCAAGTTTATTCGGCTATTCCCTTGGTGGTTTATCTATCACCATTGATATGGGGCGTTATTGGCATTTACCGTATTTCTACATTCCAGGGCAGTTCAACACGAATTCCGTTCTATTTGAAACGGCATTTTGTATGACGGTGTATATCATCGTGGTGACCCTAGAATTTGCCCCTGTATGGCTTGGTTTCTTCGGCTTGAAAAAATGGTTTAATAAACTGAATAAAATCATGTTTTTCATTATTGCCTTGGGTGCCTTGTTACCAATGATGCACCAATCTTCAATGGGTTCCTTGATGATTGTAGCTGGTCACAAAGTCCATCCGGTATGGCAAAGCTATGAAGCACTACCAATTCTCTCCTTGCTGACAGCTTTCATTATGGGCTTCTCTATTGTGATTTTTGAGGGTTCTTTAGTTAAAGCGGGTCTTGCAGGAAAAACACCAGATGAACGTCATTTATTTACTCAATTGGCACGCGTTACCGCTGGATTAATTTTCTGTTTCTTAGCGGTGCGTTTTGGTGAGTTGATTTATCACGACAAACTGCAAATGGTTGTAGGTTTCGATAAATTAACTAAATTTGAAGCATGGATGTTCTGGATGGAAGTCTGGTTGATGGTATTACCGTTACTGACCCTCTTCCTCGGGGAGAAAAAATCAGATTCCCGTTGGTTATTTATTTCGGCATTAAGCATGTTACTCGGTGCAGCATTATGGCGTATGAACTACTCGCTTATCATGTATAATCCGGGCAACGGCTATCAATATTTCCCATCTGCGGAAGAATTGCTTATTTCAATCGGTTTCGTATCTATTGAAGTATGTGCCTATATTTTAATCATTCGTTTATTCCCTGTATTACCGGTATTTAAAGAAAAACATACCGAAGACTCAGAAAAAATTATTGCCGAAAAAGCGGCATTCAGCAAAAAAGTTAGCGGAGCAGAATAATGTCAGAAAAAAAACGTATCTCAATTGACCCAATTACCCGTATTGAGGGTCATTTACGTATTGATTGCGAAATTGAAAACGGTGTTGTCACCAATGCTTGGTCTTCTGGTACCATGTGGCGAGGTATGGAAAATATCGTAAAAGGTGCCGACCCACGTGATGCATGGATGATTATGCAACGTATTTGTGGCGTATGTACCACTGTACACGCGATTATCAGCGTACGTGCTGTAGAAGATGCTATAGGCGCTAAAGTTCCCGTCAATGCACAGTATATTCGTAACATGATTCTTGCTGCCCACAGCATTCACGACCATATCGTACATTTCTATCAACTCTCCGCGATGGACTGGGTGGATATCACCGCTGCACTAAAAGCAGATCCTGAAAAAGCGGCAGATATGCTAAAAGGTGTCTCTACATGGTCATTAAACAGTGCTAACGAATTCCGCAACGTACAGAAAAAAATCCAAGCATTAGTGGACAGCGGACAACTTGGTATTTTCGCTAACGGTTATTTTGGTCATGCAGCAATGAAACTTCCACCAGAAGTCAACCTCATTGCCGTTGCACACTATTTGCAAGCTCTTGAATGTCAACGTGATGCTAACCGCGTGGTGGCATTACTCGGTAGTAAAACACCACATATTCAAAACTTAGCGATTGGTGGCGTAGCAAACCCAATTAACTTAGATTCCCAAGCAGTACTAAACCAAGAACGCCTCATGTTTGTGAAAGCGTGTATCGATCGCTTAACTGACTTTATCAACCAAGTGTATAAAGTAGATGCAGCAGTATTTGCGGCTTACTATCCTGAATGGTTAAGTTTAGGTAAAACATCGGGTAACTACTTATCTGTGCCAGAATACCCAATTGATGCAGATAACTCTAAATTCATGTTAAAAGGTGGTTATATCGAAAATGGTGATTTATCGACTTTCCGTGCAATCGACCAACAAAAAGACGAGTTTGTTGTAAAAGGTATTAAAGAAAGTGGTAAACACGCTTGGTACGAAGATGATGAGCCATTAGAACCTTGGGCGGGCTTAACTCGTCCGAAATATACCGGCTGGCAAGATGATGGTAAATACTCTTGGGTAAAAGCACCAACCTTCTACGGTAAAGTTGTCGAAGTGGGTCCTCTCGCCTATTTAATGTGTGGTTTGGCTGCGAATGACACGCCAACTGTCAACCACTTCAATGAATTAAAAGGCATTTATGAAAAATTGACTGGTAACACGTTAACTACCGATCAATTACATTCTACCCTTGGACGTATTATCGGTCGTACCGTGCATTGCTGTGCGATCAACGACATTTTAAGCGCTCAATGGCAAATGCTCATTGATAATATCGCTAAAGGTGATATGACGGCGTATATCAAAACAGATATTCCAGCAAGCGGTGAATTCCGTGGTGTTGGTTTCGGTGAGGTACCACGTGGTATGCTTTCTCACTGGGTTGTCATCAAAGACGGGCGCATTGAAAACTACCAAGCCGTTGTACCATCTACATGGAATGCGGGTCCGCGTAATGAACAAGACCAAATGGGTCCTTATGAGCTTTCCATTATTGGTACACCAGTGGCAGATCCAACTAAACCGTTAGAAGTGGTCAGAACCATTCACTCTTTCGACCCTTGTATGTCCTGTGCCGTACACGTAGTTAATACCGAAAACGGCGAAGTCACTGAAGTGAAGGTGTTGTAATGAAGCCGTTAATTCTTGGCGTCGGAAATATTTTGTTGAGCGATGAAGGTGTCGGTGTGCGCGTGGTGCAGGAGCTTGAAAAACGCCCTGAAATTCAACCGCACTTTGACATCATCGATGGTGGTACTTGTGGCATGGAATTACTGGATGCGATGGCAAACCGCGAGCATTTGATTATTGTCGATGCCGTGCTTGCTAATAAACAGCCAGGTGAGATTGTCGTGTTACATGACGAGCAAGTGCCCACCTTTTTCTCTCGCAAAATTTCGCCACATCAACTCGGCATTTGTGATGTACTTTCTGCAATGAAATTAACGGATGAATTTCCCAAACACCTTTGTCTCATCGGCATCCAACCAGAATCGCTAGAATCTGGAATTGGTTTAACGGAAACGATACAAAGCGTGTTACCAAAGGTTTTTGAAACGTTAAATCAAGTCATTAAGGAATACGGCTTAACGCCCACTATTTAGAATAGCAAGGAATTTAATAGCCAATCACTCATAGCACGCATCTTTTGATGCGTGCTTTAATTTAATTAAGTTTTATGTGAAAAATAAACCATGTATCGACACGAAAAAACACCTGACAAAAAGCAAAGCTTTTTGAACGTTGGCTTTGCCAACGGCTCTGAAGGAGCGAGTAAATCTTCAGGATTTACGAGTAAAAACCCTACCGCACTTTTAACCTCTGTTACTGGCTTTGAAGAAAACCCAACGGAGATTTTCCTTGCCGAAATGCAAAACATTGTACCTGAAATGCAAGATCTCCCTTTTTATCACAAAGGCATCGAGTGCTTCTGCCCTAAATTTGTTTTATTCGAAGACCAATGGATCGGCACAGTATTAACCCCGTGGATGATGAGTGTGGTGATTCTACCTGGCCCTCAACAACAATGGGAACCACGTGAATTAGGTGATAAACTCACTGTGCAACTGCCTTACAAAGCACTTACTTTCACCGTTAGTAGTCTTGAAAATGTACCGCAATATTTAAGTTGTTCCTTGCATTCACCGCTCGATCCAAATCTGACTAATGAGCAAGCAGTTCAACTCACACAAGATTGTTTGCGTATGGTTTTATCCATACCAACCGCACAGCCGACATTTAATTCTGATCGCCGTAATCTATTTAAGGCGATGATCAAATAAATGTTAGCTGCAAACAGTTAATAAAAATGGGCAAAGTAAACTAACTTACTTTGCCCATTTTGCTTTCCATTCCACACAAAGTGCGGTCAGTTTTTACTTAATTTTTCAAATTAATACAATACACGTGCTTTAATTGTACCTTCAATTTCACGAAGTTTAGCCAATAACGGTGACGCATCATCTGTTTCGATATCAACGACCACATAACCAATTTTCGGATCGGTTTG encodes:
- a CDS encoding DUF3137 domain-containing protein is translated as MNTPKEIEGIRFLGLEKLDEERLAIKSLINKWIIMLCVGLFFLIGTIGNGYLLSTALILGVLIYSFRHLFFKYKRFIAEFKTRVINTIVQEFGFQFNADRGLNIGDFLSIYDSGPATFRSEDLIFGEFNQTEVEICDFSAFNMSLKEKSVKALGAQNFQGILFKATFPKELTHWVYVCDKKEAGLRKEGEIALMDNPSFNRYFDVFTEDQILARYALSPKLMERFCGLKEKFNCPISMVLRNREVIIALNLGKNSFEPSFEKSLLEDNTIRDYISSIKGFTDMVKELGLNNHIWK
- a CDS encoding LemA family protein encodes the protein MMNIVVGIVLLSLAFTISMYNKLIKKRNQVSSVEASVDVQLKRRYDLLPNLVATAKEYMSHERSLLERIVTLRESAKSAHSTSEKFQLNNEISGLLRNLQVRLENYPDLKANQNLLQIQTTLSDVEEQISAARRTYNSAVEEYNNAVEMFPSNLIANLFNFQKGTFFDIPQNEAEVPNVGNLFKQ
- the hybO gene encoding hydrogenase 2 small subunit; the encoded protein is MQRSDGLFSALAEVSRRDFMKLCTALAATMGLSSKAGAEMTAALTEPKRPPVLWIGAQECTGCTESLLRATHPTVENLVLEMISLEYHETLSAAFGEQAEDNKHNAIKQYYGKYVLVVDGSIPVKDGGVYCMVAGKPIVEHIQEAAKGAAAIIAIGSCAAWGGVPSSGGNPTGASSLSEVLPKGTPVINIPGCPPNPHNFLATVAYILTYKKLPAMDKLNRPLFAYDRLIHENCYRRPHFDAGRFAKEYGDYGHRNGWCLYHLGCKGPETYGNCSTLEFCDVGGNNWPVGIGHPCYGCNEKGVGFTKGIFQLAGVENPTPRVEKPDVNNTEGSGATMTAIGLLGGAAAILAGVSVVTLRELSAQHKARSEAKAAEKEEHTGK
- the hybA gene encoding hydrogenase 2 operon protein HybA produces the protein MDRRKFLKAGMLGGIASTLPVSNVQASEAVEPIPGALGMLYDSTLCVGCQACVAECQNVNHTPVNPKGDQTWSNNDKLTPFTRNVIQVWSDGDGTNKDKTENGYAYVKKQCMHCVDPNCVAVCPVQALTKDPKTGIVKYDPDICTGCRYCMVGCPFDVPKYDYDNPFGEISKCELCNQKGVERLDKGELPGCCHVCPTGAIIFGTREELLAEAKRRLSLLRGTEYDYPRQHVNSTDKYRATVPAYQYHIYGEKEGGGTQVLALSGVPFANLGLPDLDEVATGSRAAHLQHFLYRGLALPLVALAGLTFMTYKNMHGDKIAERIAAQKEAMRQARKEIEEAEDEHHE
- the hybB gene encoding Ni/Fe-hydrogenase cytochrome b subunit, with protein sequence MSNPRPVGGRLVSAAILFFAPLAVLCVLLILKRLVFGIGSVTALNGGYPWGLWIAFDLLVGTGFACGGWALAWTVYIFNKGKYHALVRPALLASLFGYSLGGLSITIDMGRYWHLPYFYIPGQFNTNSVLFETAFCMTVYIIVVTLEFAPVWLGFFGLKKWFNKLNKIMFFIIALGALLPMMHQSSMGSLMIVAGHKVHPVWQSYEALPILSLLTAFIMGFSIVIFEGSLVKAGLAGKTPDERHLFTQLARVTAGLIFCFLAVRFGELIYHDKLQMVVGFDKLTKFEAWMFWMEVWLMVLPLLTLFLGEKKSDSRWLFISALSMLLGAALWRMNYSLIMYNPGNGYQYFPSAEELLISIGFVSIEVCAYILIIRLFPVLPVFKEKHTEDSEKIIAEKAAFSKKVSGAE
- the hybC gene encoding hydrogenase 2 large subunit, with product MSEKKRISIDPITRIEGHLRIDCEIENGVVTNAWSSGTMWRGMENIVKGADPRDAWMIMQRICGVCTTVHAIISVRAVEDAIGAKVPVNAQYIRNMILAAHSIHDHIVHFYQLSAMDWVDITAALKADPEKAADMLKGVSTWSLNSANEFRNVQKKIQALVDSGQLGIFANGYFGHAAMKLPPEVNLIAVAHYLQALECQRDANRVVALLGSKTPHIQNLAIGGVANPINLDSQAVLNQERLMFVKACIDRLTDFINQVYKVDAAVFAAYYPEWLSLGKTSGNYLSVPEYPIDADNSKFMLKGGYIENGDLSTFRAIDQQKDEFVVKGIKESGKHAWYEDDEPLEPWAGLTRPKYTGWQDDGKYSWVKAPTFYGKVVEVGPLAYLMCGLAANDTPTVNHFNELKGIYEKLTGNTLTTDQLHSTLGRIIGRTVHCCAINDILSAQWQMLIDNIAKGDMTAYIKTDIPASGEFRGVGFGEVPRGMLSHWVVIKDGRIENYQAVVPSTWNAGPRNEQDQMGPYELSIIGTPVADPTKPLEVVRTIHSFDPCMSCAVHVVNTENGEVTEVKVL
- a CDS encoding HyaD/HybD family hydrogenase maturation endopeptidase, which codes for MKPLILGVGNILLSDEGVGVRVVQELEKRPEIQPHFDIIDGGTCGMELLDAMANREHLIIVDAVLANKQPGEIVVLHDEQVPTFFSRKISPHQLGICDVLSAMKLTDEFPKHLCLIGIQPESLESGIGLTETIQSVLPKVFETLNQVIKEYGLTPTI
- the hybE gene encoding hydrogenase-2 assembly chaperone, whose protein sequence is MYRHEKTPDKKQSFLNVGFANGSEGASKSSGFTSKNPTALLTSVTGFEENPTEIFLAEMQNIVPEMQDLPFYHKGIECFCPKFVLFEDQWIGTVLTPWMMSVVILPGPQQQWEPRELGDKLTVQLPYKALTFTVSSLENVPQYLSCSLHSPLDPNLTNEQAVQLTQDCLRMVLSIPTAQPTFNSDRRNLFKAMIK